One stretch of Candidatus Micrarchaeota archaeon DNA includes these proteins:
- a CDS encoding 30S ribosomal protein S8e, with the protein MEQYHGPSKTKRSGSGGKRKKHSDKRLRFVGRPFTATRIVNLEKNEKEERKIVRTKGGNKKVKVRKVLYVNVATKEGVKRVKAETVVKSPEHRHHARMNIVTKGSIVKTEIGNVRITSRPGQDGVVNGVLVE; encoded by the coding sequence ATGGAACAGTATCACGGTCCATCTAAAACCAAAAGAAGCGGAAGCGGGGGTAAACGAAAGAAACATAGCGATAAACGGTTAAGGTTCGTGGGCAGACCGTTCACAGCCACACGTATCGTTAATCTGGAGAAGAACGAGAAGGAGGAACGTAAGATTGTCCGTACAAAAGGGGGTAACAAGAAGGTTAAAGTGAGGAAGGTTCTCTACGTTAACGTTGCCACTAAGGAAGGTGTTAAACGCGTCAAAGCAGAAACCGTTGTCAAATCACCGGAACACAGACACCATGCTAGAATGAACATAGTTACAAAAGGTTCTATTGTCAAAACCGAGATAGGCAATGTGCGGATAACCAGCAGGCCCGGTCAAGACGGTGTGGTCAACGGCGTTCTGGTCGAATAA
- a CDS encoding radical SAM protein, with the protein MDAVKKLYSMMNPCVLCPRRCKVNRFERTGYCSVNGKPIVSSYFPHHGEEAVLRGVKGSGTVFFTGCNLKCVFCQNYDISHLLHGHETTVEMLASMMVELMNMGCHNLNLVTPTHQIPFIIDAIETVKSQGHDLVPIVYNTGGYDSLEVLRTIEGYIDVYLPDIKFFDRKACQRYMNAPDYPDVVKECVVEMYDQVGALRTDGQGIARKGVIIRHLVMPGYVDDSKRIMDWIAETVSKASVNIMAQYRPCYRAREFPEINRMITFDEYMEVVDYAESIGIRLLRE; encoded by the coding sequence ATGGATGCTGTCAAGAAGCTCTATTCGATGATGAACCCGTGTGTGCTGTGTCCGAGAAGATGCAAGGTTAACAGGTTTGAGAGGACCGGGTACTGCAGTGTTAACGGCAAACCGATAGTTTCATCGTATTTTCCTCATCACGGTGAGGAAGCAGTACTGAGAGGAGTTAAGGGTTCCGGCACCGTATTTTTCACAGGTTGCAACCTGAAATGTGTGTTCTGTCAGAATTACGATATCTCGCATCTCCTCCACGGACACGAAACCACTGTTGAGATGCTGGCCAGCATGATGGTCGAATTGATGAACATGGGTTGCCACAACCTTAACCTTGTCACACCAACCCATCAGATCCCTTTCATAATCGACGCCATTGAAACGGTGAAATCGCAGGGTCACGACCTTGTTCCGATTGTGTACAACACTGGAGGTTACGACTCGTTAGAGGTGTTACGAACCATAGAGGGGTACATCGACGTCTATCTACCAGATATCAAATTCTTTGACAGGAAAGCCTGTCAGAGGTACATGAACGCACCGGATTACCCGGATGTGGTGAAAGAGTGTGTGGTGGAGATGTACGACCAAGTCGGTGCTCTCAGGACGGATGGGCAAGGAATCGCCAGAAAGGGGGTAATAATAAGACACCTCGTTATGCCCGGATACGTGGATGATTCTAAACGTATAATGGACTGGATAGCTGAGACCGTTTCGAAAGCCTCTGTCAACATCATGGCTCAGTACAGGCCGTGTTACAGGGCTCGTGAGTTCCCTGAGATAAACAGGATGATAACTTTTGACGAGTACATGGAGGTGGTAGATTACGCGGAAAGTATAGGTATCCGCCTGCTCAGAGAATGA
- a CDS encoding DUF357 domain-containing protein, with protein MSDLRERILIDLDKFNRTFNIADSLDLDDRETRVLDLAKRYREDAKYFLSKEDLPTSFGCITYAHGLLDALLIIKGKR; from the coding sequence ATGAGCGACCTCCGTGAAAGGATCCTGATAGACCTCGATAAGTTCAACAGAACGTTCAACATCGCCGATTCGTTAGACCTTGACGATAGAGAGACCCGTGTTTTAGACCTTGCTAAAAGGTATCGGGAGGATGCCAAATACTTCTTGAGCAAGGAGGACCTTCCCACATCTTTCGGATGTATCACCTATGCCCACGGTTTACTCGATGCATTGCTTATCATCAAAGGCAAAAGATGA
- a CDS encoding methyltransferase, whose product MQVKEYRTVVDTGSLFYNPHMELNRDISSLAVGALSLYDERFSSLSVCDGMSASGIRGLRYAMENPNVEHVTLVDANRRALPVMKSNIERNGLTERVTAVCDNIIRHLAERSYTFIELDPFGTPQPFIRPAVSSFSSNNRIKRAVLSVTATDTAVLCGAHYKACMKLYHARPLNEFACHEIGARILLANIAWAASEYDFGVKPLLTFSHRHYFKLFVILERGARHAYNNIKQIGFVSYRPRDMGFVVSEYPDLSHRPVQVAGPMWIGSIHDATFIRMMVRLNDERRYKNFKVISKILELMRDESDGPILYYDIHKVAKKLGTSSPRLSDTINLLKESGYKATRTHFNLRGIKTDANLYAFLKSQQRS is encoded by the coding sequence TTGCAGGTTAAAGAGTATAGGACTGTTGTTGACACGGGTTCGTTGTTTTACAATCCTCACATGGAACTAAACAGGGACATCTCTTCTCTAGCGGTAGGTGCATTGTCCCTCTATGATGAACGGTTTTCTTCGTTATCGGTTTGCGACGGGATGTCCGCTTCAGGAATCCGCGGATTAAGGTATGCTATGGAAAACCCGAACGTTGAACACGTTACACTTGTCGATGCAAACAGACGTGCGTTGCCGGTCATGAAATCCAACATTGAGAGAAACGGGTTGACCGAACGCGTGACCGCTGTCTGCGACAACATCATCCGTCATCTTGCCGAGAGAAGTTACACGTTCATCGAACTCGACCCGTTCGGTACACCTCAACCTTTCATCAGGCCTGCCGTATCATCATTTTCTTCTAACAACAGGATAAAACGGGCGGTTCTGTCGGTTACGGCAACCGACACAGCGGTGTTGTGCGGTGCCCATTACAAAGCATGCATGAAACTGTACCATGCCAGACCGTTGAACGAGTTCGCCTGTCACGAGATAGGTGCCAGGATACTGTTGGCAAACATTGCTTGGGCGGCTTCCGAATACGATTTCGGTGTTAAACCTTTACTGACGTTCTCGCACAGACATTATTTCAAACTGTTCGTGATACTTGAGAGGGGTGCCCGTCACGCTTACAACAACATCAAACAGATAGGGTTTGTAAGTTATCGTCCCCGGGACATGGGTTTTGTGGTGTCCGAGTATCCTGACCTGTCACACCGACCCGTTCAGGTTGCGGGACCGATGTGGATAGGTAGTATTCATGACGCAACGTTCATACGGATGATGGTCAGACTCAACGATGAACGGAGGTACAAGAATTTTAAGGTGATCAGTAAGATCCTTGAGTTGATGCGCGATGAATCCGACGGACCCATCCTCTACTACGATATCCATAAGGTTGCTAAAAAGCTCGGTACATCGTCGCCGCGTCTTTCCGACACGATCAACCTGTTAAAAGAGTCCGGGTACAAAGCAACCAGAACACATTTTAATCTCCGCGGGATCAAAACGGATGCCAACCTCTACGCATTCCTGAAAAGCCAACAAAGAAGTTAA